A single genomic interval of Nonomuraea rubra harbors:
- a CDS encoding Gfo/Idh/MocA family protein — protein MTRPVDQNPTAPAPASHTSSEPGAGVVPRFAAPPPSRARRRYAVAGTGHRAGMYVAALTGEHADVGALVAWLDPNPARIDYYDAQVGEELGLGGPAGLPRHTPDGLERMVAEQRVDVVIVTSLDRTHAELVDRALRAGADVVVEKPLTIDADGCRRITKAVADTGRDVVMTFNYRYAPRNSTLRQVIESGTIGEVTSVHFEWALDTVHGADYFRRWHRDKANSGGLLIHKASHHFDLINWWLGDTPAKVYASGALRFYGDENAAARGMGERPERGTGAHGDPFSLDLRADPRLDALYLQAERHDGYRRDQDPFAPGVTIEDNLAVLVDYRRGARLSYSLNAHSPWEGYRVTVNGTAGRAELEVVERGFIELDANGNAVLDPSTTPLGAHDPLRPEGERLVVQRHWQRPEEVTIPAGIGGHGGGDAILLKDVFRRDLRLGPDLLARAADYRDGLRAVAVGIAANQSLRTGLPVTVGELGLGADL, from the coding sequence GTGACCCGCCCCGTGGATCAGAACCCCACCGCCCCAGCCCCCGCGTCCCACACCAGCAGCGAGCCCGGCGCCGGAGTGGTGCCGCGGTTCGCCGCGCCGCCCCCGTCGCGCGCCCGCCGCCGCTACGCGGTGGCCGGCACCGGGCACCGGGCCGGCATGTACGTCGCCGCGCTGACCGGCGAGCACGCCGACGTGGGCGCGCTCGTCGCCTGGCTGGACCCGAACCCGGCCCGCATCGACTACTACGATGCCCAGGTGGGCGAGGAGCTGGGCCTCGGCGGCCCGGCCGGGCTGCCCCGCCACACCCCCGACGGCCTGGAGCGGATGGTCGCCGAGCAGCGCGTGGACGTCGTGATCGTCACCAGCCTGGACCGCACCCACGCCGAGCTGGTCGACCGGGCGCTGCGGGCCGGCGCGGACGTCGTGGTGGAGAAGCCGCTGACGATCGACGCGGACGGCTGCCGCCGCATCACCAAGGCCGTCGCCGACACCGGCCGCGACGTCGTGATGACGTTCAACTACCGCTACGCGCCCCGCAACTCCACCCTGCGGCAGGTCATCGAGTCCGGCACGATCGGCGAGGTGACCAGCGTGCACTTCGAGTGGGCGCTGGACACCGTCCACGGCGCCGACTACTTCCGCCGCTGGCACCGCGACAAGGCCAACTCGGGCGGCCTGCTGATCCACAAGGCCAGCCACCACTTCGACCTGATCAACTGGTGGCTCGGCGACACCCCCGCCAAGGTCTACGCCTCCGGCGCGCTGCGCTTCTACGGCGACGAGAACGCCGCCGCCCGCGGCATGGGCGAGCGGCCCGAGCGCGGCACCGGCGCCCACGGCGACCCGTTCTCCCTGGACCTGCGCGCCGACCCCCGCCTGGACGCCCTCTACCTTCAGGCCGAGCGGCACGACGGCTACCGCCGCGACCAGGACCCGTTCGCGCCCGGCGTCACCATCGAGGACAACCTGGCGGTCCTCGTCGACTACCGCCGGGGCGCGCGGCTGAGCTACTCGCTCAACGCGCACAGCCCCTGGGAGGGCTACCGCGTCACGGTCAACGGCACCGCGGGCCGCGCCGAGCTGGAGGTCGTCGAGCGCGGCTTCATCGAGCTGGACGCGAACGGCAACGCCGTGCTCGACCCGTCGACCACCCCGCTCGGCGCGCACGACCCGCTGCGCCCCGAGGGCGAGCGCCTCGTCGTCCAGCGGCACTGGCAGCGGCCCGAGGAGGTCACCATCCCCGCCGGCATCGGCGGCCACGGCGGCGGCGACGCCATCCTGCTCAAGGACGTCTTCCGCCGCGACCTGCGCCTCGGCCCCGACCTCCTCGCCCGGGCCGCCGACTACCGCGACGGCCTGCGGGCGGTCGCCGTCGGCATCGCCGCCAACCAGTCGCTCCGCACCGGCCTGCCCGTCACCGTCGGCGAGCTCGGCCTCGGCGCGGACCTCTGA
- a CDS encoding GNAT family N-acetyltransferase, which translates to MSVEQRNVQIRPVREEDRDAVMELASQLTEGVADWRDPGAVVEAARQWLAGFFGPAPEQRGAVFVAAAGGEVVGVVSVNTHRHFTGPVEAYVGELVVAPRAVRAGLGRRLLSAAEDWARRQGVRHLTLETAAGNTTARRFYAAVGYREEAVRFTRVLD; encoded by the coding sequence ATGAGCGTCGAGCAGAGGAACGTCCAGATTCGCCCCGTCCGGGAGGAGGACCGTGACGCTGTCATGGAGCTCGCGTCCCAGCTCACCGAGGGGGTGGCCGACTGGCGCGACCCCGGCGCCGTGGTGGAGGCGGCGCGGCAGTGGCTGGCCGGCTTCTTCGGCCCCGCGCCGGAGCAGCGCGGAGCCGTGTTCGTGGCCGCGGCCGGCGGCGAGGTCGTCGGCGTGGTCTCCGTCAACACCCACCGCCACTTCACCGGGCCGGTCGAGGCGTACGTCGGTGAGCTGGTCGTCGCGCCGCGGGCCGTCCGCGCGGGGCTGGGCCGGCGGTTGCTGAGCGCGGCGGAGGACTGGGCGCGGCGGCAGGGGGTGCGCCATCTGACACTGGAGACGGCAGCGGGCAACACGACCGCGCGGCGGTTCTACGCTGCCGTGGGGTATCGGGAAGAGGCGGTCCGCTTCACCCGGGTGCTCGATTAG
- a CDS encoding benzoate/H(+) symporter BenE family transporter, with amino-acid sequence MRVQAVMAGLVSAVVGYASSFTVVLAGLRAVGATPGQAASGLLALCCGVGAAAIFLGLRYRMPISIAWSTPGAALLMATGPVPGGFPAAVGAFIVCAGLLVLAGLSPWPARAIAAIPRPIAAAMLAGVILSLCTAPVRAVVDVPMLAVPVVLTWAVLQRYQRRWAVPCALAVAVVAIAVQGNGGGLSGAALRPAVELTAPALSLSAVVSIAIPLFLVTMAAQNVPGMAVMATYGYLPPLRPVLVTTGLASAVAAPFGGHAVNLAAITAALTAGPDTHPDPGRRWIATVALGAGQLALGLGAGLAMALVLLSPPVLVTAVAGLALLSALGSSLAGAVTEPEGREAAVVTFVVTASGMTILSIGAAFWGLAAGGLTALLLHRRSPSEPPAEQPAPAVPADQRS; translated from the coding sequence ATGCGCGTGCAGGCGGTCATGGCGGGGCTGGTCAGCGCGGTGGTCGGCTATGCCAGCTCGTTCACCGTCGTGCTCGCCGGGCTGCGGGCCGTCGGGGCGACGCCGGGGCAGGCCGCGTCCGGGCTGCTCGCCCTGTGCTGCGGCGTCGGGGCGGCTGCGATCTTCCTCGGGCTGCGGTACCGCATGCCGATCAGCATCGCCTGGTCCACCCCCGGCGCGGCGCTGCTGATGGCGACCGGCCCCGTGCCCGGCGGGTTCCCGGCCGCGGTCGGCGCGTTCATCGTCTGCGCCGGGTTGCTCGTGCTCGCCGGCCTGTCGCCCTGGCCGGCCCGGGCGATCGCCGCCATCCCGCGCCCGATCGCCGCCGCCATGCTGGCGGGCGTCATCCTCAGCCTGTGCACCGCACCGGTCCGCGCCGTCGTCGACGTCCCGATGCTCGCCGTGCCCGTCGTGCTGACCTGGGCGGTGCTGCAGCGGTACCAGCGGCGGTGGGCCGTTCCCTGCGCGCTCGCCGTGGCGGTCGTCGCCATCGCGGTGCAGGGGAACGGCGGCGGCCTGTCAGGCGCGGCGCTGCGGCCCGCGGTCGAGCTGACCGCTCCGGCGCTGAGCCTGTCCGCGGTGGTGAGCATCGCCATCCCGCTGTTCCTCGTCACCATGGCCGCGCAGAACGTCCCGGGCATGGCGGTCATGGCGACCTACGGCTACCTGCCGCCCCTGCGCCCGGTCCTCGTCACGACCGGCCTGGCCAGTGCGGTGGCGGCGCCGTTCGGCGGGCACGCCGTCAACCTGGCCGCGATCACCGCGGCGCTGACCGCCGGCCCCGACACCCACCCCGACCCCGGCCGCCGGTGGATCGCGACGGTGGCGCTCGGCGCCGGGCAGCTGGCGCTCGGCCTCGGCGCGGGCCTGGCCATGGCGCTGGTGCTGCTGTCCCCGCCCGTGCTGGTCACCGCGGTGGCCGGCCTGGCGTTGCTGTCGGCGCTCGGCTCCTCGCTGGCCGGCGCGGTGACCGAGCCGGAGGGACGGGAGGCGGCGGTGGTCACGTTCGTGGTCACCGCGTCGGGGATGACGATCCTCAGCATCGGCGCGGCGTTCTGGGGCCTGGCCGCGGGCGGCCTGACGGCGCTCCTGCTGCACAGACGATCACCGTCGGAGCCCCCGGCGGAGCAGCCCGCGCCCGCGGTGCCGGCCGATCAACGTTCGTAG
- a CDS encoding FadR/GntR family transcriptional regulator, which yields MADGHGADGHSAHGHGAHGHSAHGHSASLADRVEGELRRGIGSGEWRPGELLPSEGELAVRFGVSRTVVREAISRLRAAGLVETRRGRGSSVLARPPAQDFTHSLGTVRTPGDRLHLLELRRGIEVEAAALAAARRTPAALAAVDAALRRTAAVRGGASDAVEADFAFHRAVAAATANRFYLDLLDTLGAGAITRPYAGPEPDPGHLDQVLGEHRRIRDAIASGDAMGAAAAMRTHLDASMTRLRGYER from the coding sequence GTGGCTGACGGGCACGGCGCTGACGGGCACAGCGCTCACGGGCACGGCGCTCACGGGCACAGCGCTCACGGGCACAGCGCGAGCCTCGCGGACCGGGTGGAGGGCGAGCTGCGGCGCGGCATCGGGAGCGGGGAGTGGCGGCCCGGCGAGCTGCTGCCGTCGGAGGGCGAGCTGGCCGTCCGGTTCGGCGTCAGCCGCACCGTCGTGCGCGAGGCCATCTCGCGGCTGCGGGCGGCGGGGCTGGTCGAGACGCGGCGCGGGCGCGGCTCGTCCGTCCTGGCGAGACCGCCGGCGCAGGACTTCACCCACTCGCTGGGCACGGTACGCACCCCGGGCGACCGGCTGCACCTCCTGGAGCTGCGGCGCGGCATCGAGGTGGAGGCCGCCGCGCTCGCCGCCGCCCGCCGCACGCCGGCGGCGCTGGCCGCCGTGGACGCCGCGCTGCGCCGTACGGCCGCGGTGCGGGGCGGCGCCAGCGACGCGGTCGAGGCGGACTTCGCCTTCCACCGCGCCGTCGCCGCCGCCACGGCCAACCGCTTCTACCTCGACCTGCTCGACACGCTGGGCGCCGGCGCGATCACCCGCCCGTACGCGGGGCCCGAGCCCGACCCCGGCCACCTCGACCAGGTCCTGGGCGAGCACCGCCGGATCCGCGACGCGATCGCCTCGGGGGACGCCATGGGGGCCGCCGCCGCCATGCGCACCCACCTCGACGCCTCCATGACACGGCTCAGGGGCTACGAACGTTGA
- the mqo gene encoding malate dehydrogenase (quinone) — MIAQADYDVVLVGGGIMSATLGALLRRVRPDWSVLALERLDGLGLESSSAWNNAGTGHAGLCEFNYTPLTGAGSIDVSSAVAVNEQFQLSRQLWARLAEEGTLGDPAGFIRPVPHYAFAHGAAGVEHLRLRHAALRGHPLFEGMELTTDRDVMAGWLPLMFAGRPGRGPVAVCRTRGGTDVDYGVLTRRLFAALAGGGADVRTGHEVRSLRRDGRSWRLRVRDLHGARDYLVRAPFVFLGAGGGTLPLLQSAGVPETRRYGGFPISGRFLRAADPGLLARHHAKVYSHAEPGAPSLSVPHLDTRVVDGRAYLMFGPFAAFSPRFLKRGRLSDLPRSVTPRNAGTLLGAARDNRDLLRYLVGQLAQTRGGRLRALRRFVPDARARDWELVTAGQRVQVVKRVNGRGAIAGFGTEVVTSSHGGLAALLGASPGASASVAIMLDVLERAFPAHLPGWRPALRDLLPSYGLSLSEEPALFRALDARTAETLGLDRG, encoded by the coding sequence GTGATCGCCCAGGCCGACTACGACGTGGTGCTGGTGGGTGGCGGCATCATGAGCGCCACCCTCGGCGCGCTGCTGCGCCGCGTGCGGCCGGACTGGTCGGTCCTGGCCCTCGAACGGCTGGACGGCCTCGGCCTGGAGAGCTCGTCCGCCTGGAACAACGCGGGCACCGGCCACGCCGGGCTCTGCGAGTTCAACTACACGCCGCTGACCGGCGCCGGCTCGATCGACGTGAGCAGCGCCGTCGCGGTCAACGAGCAGTTCCAGCTCTCCCGGCAGCTCTGGGCGCGCCTGGCCGAGGAGGGCACGCTCGGCGATCCCGCGGGCTTCATCCGGCCGGTCCCCCACTACGCCTTCGCGCACGGCGCCGCCGGGGTGGAGCACCTGCGGCTGCGCCACGCGGCGTTGCGCGGGCATCCGCTGTTCGAGGGGATGGAGCTCACCACCGACAGGGACGTCATGGCGGGGTGGCTCCCGCTGATGTTCGCCGGCCGTCCCGGGCGCGGGCCGGTGGCGGTCTGCCGTACCCGGGGCGGCACGGACGTGGACTACGGGGTGCTCACCCGGCGGCTGTTCGCCGCCCTGGCGGGTGGCGGCGCCGACGTGCGGACCGGTCACGAGGTGCGGTCGCTGCGGCGGGACGGCCGGTCGTGGCGGCTGCGGGTGCGCGACCTGCACGGCGCCCGCGACTACCTCGTACGCGCCCCGTTCGTCTTCCTCGGCGCGGGCGGCGGGACGTTGCCCCTGCTCCAGAGCGCCGGCGTGCCGGAGACGCGGAGGTACGGCGGCTTCCCCATCAGCGGCCGGTTCCTGCGCGCGGCCGATCCCGGGCTGCTGGCCCGCCACCACGCCAAGGTCTACAGCCACGCCGAGCCGGGCGCGCCGTCGCTGTCGGTGCCGCACCTCGACACCCGCGTGGTGGACGGCCGCGCGTACCTGATGTTCGGGCCCTTCGCCGCGTTCTCGCCGCGCTTCCTCAAGCGCGGCCGGCTGTCCGACCTGCCGCGGTCGGTCACCCCGCGCAACGCCGGCACGCTGCTGGGCGCGGCCCGCGACAACCGCGACCTCCTGCGATACCTGGTCGGGCAGCTCGCGCAGACCCGCGGCGGCCGGTTGCGGGCGCTGCGCCGGTTCGTCCCCGACGCGCGGGCGCGGGACTGGGAGCTCGTCACGGCCGGCCAGCGGGTGCAGGTGGTCAAGCGGGTGAACGGCCGGGGCGCGATCGCCGGCTTCGGCACCGAGGTCGTGACGTCGTCCCACGGCGGCCTCGCCGCCCTGCTCGGCGCCTCCCCCGGCGCCTCCGCCTCCGTTGCGATCATGCTCGACGTGCTCGAACGCGCCTTCCCCGCCCACCTGCCCGGCTGGCGCCCCGCGCTCCGCGACCTCCTCCCCTCCTACGGCCTCTCCCTGTCCGAGGAGCCCGCGCTGTTCCGGGCGCTCGACGCGCGCACCGCCGAGACCCTGGGCCTGGACCGTGGCTGA
- a CDS encoding TIGR02452 family protein, translating into MSGRLRRFAAANERIAADGHYQAADGTTVEVGPALRDAVTGTVSHPPDGTLAWKGAGTYATAFEVTGEGSLGAARRLHLDGAAGIAVLNFASARNPGGGYLGGAKAQEEDLCRHSLLYPCLLRAPGYYAAHRASPDLLYSHRVIWSPGVPVHRDTDGRLLAEPYLVSFLTSPAPNAGQVLRRDPGAGERIRRALTERAGRVLAVAAHHGARTLVLGAWGCGVFRNDPREVAGAFHGHLTGDFAGVFERVTFAVWDRDPDSANRAAFADRFE; encoded by the coding sequence GTGAGCGGAAGACTGCGCCGGTTCGCGGCGGCGAACGAGCGAATCGCCGCGGACGGCCACTACCAGGCAGCCGACGGCACGACCGTGGAGGTCGGCCCCGCGCTGCGGGACGCGGTCACCGGCACCGTGAGCCATCCGCCGGACGGCACCCTCGCCTGGAAGGGCGCCGGCACGTACGCGACGGCCTTCGAGGTCACCGGCGAGGGCAGCCTGGGCGCGGCGCGCCGGCTGCACCTGGACGGCGCGGCCGGGATCGCGGTGCTGAACTTCGCCTCCGCCCGGAACCCCGGAGGCGGCTACCTCGGCGGCGCGAAGGCGCAGGAAGAGGACCTGTGCCGGCACTCCCTGCTCTACCCCTGCCTCCTGCGGGCGCCCGGCTACTACGCCGCCCACCGGGCCTCGCCCGACCTGCTCTACAGCCACCGCGTCATCTGGTCGCCGGGTGTGCCGGTGCACCGGGACACGGACGGCCGGCTGCTGGCCGAGCCGTACCTCGTCTCGTTCCTCACCTCGCCGGCGCCCAACGCCGGGCAGGTGCTGCGCCGCGACCCCGGCGCGGGCGAGCGGATCCGCCGGGCGCTGACCGAGCGGGCGGGGCGCGTCCTGGCCGTCGCCGCGCATCACGGCGCCCGCACGCTGGTGCTGGGCGCGTGGGGATGCGGCGTGTTCCGCAACGACCCGCGCGAGGTCGCCGGGGCCTTCCACGGCCACCTGACCGGCGACTTCGCGGGCGTGTTCGAGCGGGTGACGTTCGCCGTGTGGGATCGCGACCCGGACTCGGCGAACCGCGCCGCGTTCGCCGACCGGTTCGAGTGA
- a CDS encoding P1 family peptidase has protein sequence MTGRSRARALGVLVGTLPTGPLNAITDVEGVLVGHTTIDDGAALRTGVTAIVPRPFGPLPAAVYTGNGYGKLVGSTQVDELGVLESPIVLTGTLSVFRAADAVLTYLMELHPGGLSFNPLVGETNDGFLSDIRRRPITERHVLDALEGASGGLPAEGCVGAGTGTTALGFKAGIGTSSRRPVVEGVPVTVGALVQANFGGVLTVRGVPMPVEELVPGAGRVEPPGNSCMIVVATDAPLDARQLGRLARRAVFAMGRVGASYSHGSGDYAVAFSTASRAAVLPDAALDPVFAAVMDAVEEALLNSLFMATTTTGVHGHTSHAVPYDRLG, from the coding sequence ATGACCGGGCGCTCCCGGGCACGCGCGCTCGGCGTGCTCGTCGGCACGCTGCCGACCGGCCCGCTCAACGCGATCACGGACGTCGAGGGCGTCCTGGTGGGGCACACCACGATCGACGACGGCGCCGCCCTCCGCACCGGGGTCACCGCGATCGTTCCCCGGCCCTTCGGACCGCTGCCCGCCGCCGTCTACACAGGCAACGGGTACGGCAAGCTGGTCGGCTCGACCCAGGTGGACGAGCTGGGCGTGCTGGAGTCGCCGATCGTGCTGACGGGCACGCTGTCGGTGTTCAGGGCGGCGGACGCGGTGCTCACGTACCTGATGGAGCTGCACCCCGGCGGGCTGTCCTTCAACCCGCTCGTCGGGGAGACCAACGACGGCTTCCTGTCCGACATCCGGCGCCGCCCGATCACCGAGCGCCACGTCCTGGACGCGCTGGAGGGCGCCTCGGGCGGCCTGCCGGCGGAGGGCTGCGTGGGCGCGGGCACGGGGACGACGGCCCTGGGGTTCAAGGCCGGGATCGGCACCTCGTCCAGGCGGCCGGTGGTGGAGGGCGTTCCCGTCACGGTGGGGGCGCTGGTGCAGGCCAACTTCGGCGGCGTGCTGACGGTGCGCGGCGTCCCGATGCCGGTCGAGGAGCTCGTCCCTGGGGCGGGGCGGGTGGAGCCGCCGGGCAACTCGTGCATGATCGTGGTGGCCACGGACGCGCCGCTCGACGCCCGTCAGCTCGGCCGGCTCGCCCGCCGGGCGGTCTTCGCGATGGGGCGGGTGGGGGCGTCGTACTCGCACGGGAGCGGCGACTACGCGGTCGCGTTCAGCACGGCCTCCCGGGCGGCTGTCCTGCCCGATGCCGCGCTGGATCCGGTGTTCGCGGCGGTCATGGACGCGGTGGAGGAGGCGCTGCTCAACTCGCTGTTCATGGCGACGACCACGACGGGGGTGCACGGGCACACGAGTCACGCGGTGCCGTACGACCGGCTGGGCTGA